The following proteins are co-located in the Streptomyces sp. NBC_00435 genome:
- a CDS encoding YncE family protein has product MSAVPLRKRGAAAALAAAAALALSALVAGPVPAAGAEAAGPDLREVLFVGNNWEGTADVLASTGDLGKVGRIDIVPDKAERLREIYLNPVKLGYFLGIRATAGEGHDQFVDDMYTTPDGSAVVASRPSFADVVSIDVRTGRVNWRFPVAGYRADHMAVSPDGTRVAVSASTANTVHVLDIASGRQVGSFATGDKPHENTFTQGGRFLWNSSIGDVTSALDAPWLDWTKGDRKITVVDALTFRTVRVIDMRARLDAFGRSDLSDAVRPMSFSPDESKLYFQVSFFNGFVEYDVAADRITRIKTLPENPATSTDRTTWVNDSRHHGMSMSPDGAKLCVAGTMDDYATVVDRATLAQGPLVPADKPYWATVDGDGAGCVISESGADRVTAIDFATGAKRVSVPVGDHPQRVRLGHVPAGWTGPAAG; this is encoded by the coding sequence GCCCTGGCCCTGTCCGCCCTCGTGGCGGGTCCCGTACCCGCGGCGGGTGCCGAGGCCGCCGGCCCGGACCTGCGCGAAGTGCTGTTCGTGGGCAACAACTGGGAGGGCACCGCCGACGTCCTCGCTTCCACCGGGGACCTCGGCAAGGTGGGCCGGATCGACATCGTCCCCGACAAGGCGGAGCGGCTCCGGGAGATCTACCTCAATCCCGTGAAGCTCGGCTACTTCCTGGGGATCCGGGCCACCGCGGGCGAGGGGCACGACCAGTTCGTGGACGACATGTACACCACCCCGGACGGTTCGGCCGTCGTCGCCTCCCGGCCCAGCTTCGCCGATGTCGTCTCCATCGACGTCCGCACCGGCCGGGTCAACTGGCGCTTCCCCGTCGCCGGATACCGGGCCGACCACATGGCGGTTTCCCCGGACGGTACGCGGGTCGCGGTGTCGGCCTCCACCGCGAACACCGTGCACGTCCTCGACATCGCGAGCGGCCGCCAGGTCGGCTCCTTCGCCACGGGCGACAAACCGCACGAGAACACCTTCACGCAGGGTGGCCGCTTCCTGTGGAACAGCTCCATCGGTGACGTGACCTCCGCGCTCGACGCGCCGTGGCTGGACTGGACGAAGGGTGACCGGAAGATCACCGTCGTCGACGCGCTCACCTTCCGCACGGTCCGGGTGATCGACATGAGGGCCCGCCTCGACGCGTTCGGCCGCTCCGACCTCTCCGACGCGGTGCGGCCGATGTCCTTCAGCCCGGACGAGTCGAAGCTCTACTTCCAGGTGTCGTTCTTCAACGGCTTCGTCGAGTACGACGTGGCAGCCGACCGGATCACCCGGATCAAGACCCTCCCCGAGAACCCCGCCACCAGCACCGACCGCACCACCTGGGTCAACGACTCCCGGCACCACGGCATGTCCATGAGCCCGGACGGGGCCAAGCTGTGCGTCGCGGGGACCATGGACGACTACGCGACCGTCGTGGACCGGGCCACCCTCGCGCAAGGGCCCCTCGTGCCCGCCGACAAGCCCTACTGGGCGACCGTCGACGGGGACGGCGCCGGCTGCGTGATCTCCGAGAGCGGAGCCGACCGGGTCACGGCCATCGACTTCGCCACCGGTGCCAAGCGGGTGTCCGTACCCGTCGGTGACCACCCGCAGCGGGTCCGCCTCGGCCACGTACCGGCGGGCTGGACGGGACCCGCGGCGGGCTGA
- a CDS encoding terpene synthase family protein → MTQPFQLPDFYVPYPARLNPHLEDARVHTKKWARDFGMLEGSGVWEEKDLDSHDYALLCAYTHPDCDSEALSLVTDWYVWVFFFDDHFLEMYKRSQDREGAKAYLDRLAAFMPMDLSDGFPEATNPVEAGLADLWARTVPAMSMDWRERFSESTRNLLNESMWELANINIGRIANPLEYIEMRRKVGGAPWSAGLIEYVSAEVPARIAHSRPLGVLRDAFSDAVHIRNDIFSYQREVADEGELSNAILVLETFLACTTQEAAEASNDLLTSRLQQFEQTALAELPQLFVDHALDPAEITAVLAYAKGLQDWQSGGHEWHMVSSRYMNKEARATAPVTLPFMPSGLGTTALDLRSILAPRALELRRRSFTHVPFERTGPSVVPDIYMPFPLTLSPHHAHAREESVAWAREMGLLDPQPGDPGSAIWSEERLRGYDFALCSAGIDPDATPEALALNACWLTWGTYGDDYYPVVFAQAKNLTAAKATTARLVAMIPVDHAEQALPATAMERSLGDLWVRTSRDMSTQVRTEFRATLVDMLESWLWEVENQIQNRIPDPVDYAEMRRRTFGSYLTMYLCRLGQAGRGIPEEIYSSGTIRSLENAAADTACLINDIFSYQKEVEVEGEVHNYVLVTRNFFDIGYPEALHICHSLMTQRTEEFEHVVASQLPLLYEDWKLDAQARAGLDSYVAELQDWLAGILHWHEKVKRYREEDLHRLGDGISTGVLSAGFGMSAARISLPAR, encoded by the coding sequence GTGACGCAGCCGTTCCAACTGCCGGATTTCTACGTGCCTTATCCGGCGCGACTGAACCCCCATCTGGAGGACGCCCGGGTCCACACCAAGAAGTGGGCCCGCGACTTCGGGATGCTGGAAGGTTCCGGCGTCTGGGAGGAGAAGGACCTCGACTCGCACGACTACGCCCTGCTCTGCGCGTACACCCACCCCGACTGCGACAGCGAGGCGCTGTCCCTGGTCACCGACTGGTACGTGTGGGTGTTCTTCTTCGACGACCACTTCCTGGAGATGTACAAACGCTCCCAGGACCGCGAAGGCGCCAAGGCCTACCTGGACAGGCTCGCCGCCTTCATGCCGATGGACCTCTCCGACGGGTTCCCCGAAGCCACCAACCCCGTCGAGGCGGGACTCGCCGACCTGTGGGCCCGTACCGTGCCGGCCATGTCGATGGACTGGCGGGAACGGTTCTCCGAATCCACCAGGAACCTGCTCAACGAGTCGATGTGGGAACTGGCCAACATCAACATCGGGCGGATCGCCAATCCCCTCGAGTACATCGAGATGCGCCGCAAGGTCGGCGGCGCCCCCTGGTCGGCCGGGCTCATCGAGTACGTGTCCGCCGAGGTCCCGGCGCGCATCGCGCACTCGCGCCCGCTCGGCGTACTGCGCGACGCCTTCTCCGACGCCGTGCACATCAGGAACGACATCTTCTCCTACCAGCGCGAGGTCGCCGACGAGGGTGAACTCTCCAACGCCATCCTGGTGCTGGAGACCTTCCTCGCCTGCACCACCCAGGAGGCCGCCGAGGCCTCCAACGACCTCCTCACCTCCCGGCTCCAGCAGTTCGAGCAGACCGCGCTGGCCGAACTCCCCCAGCTCTTCGTCGACCACGCCCTGGACCCGGCGGAGATCACCGCTGTCCTCGCCTACGCCAAGGGCCTGCAGGACTGGCAGTCCGGCGGCCACGAGTGGCACATGGTCTCCAGCCGCTACATGAACAAGGAGGCCCGCGCCACCGCGCCGGTCACCCTGCCCTTCATGCCCTCGGGCCTCGGCACCACCGCCCTCGACCTGCGCTCGATCCTCGCCCCGCGCGCCCTGGAGCTGCGCCGCCGCTCCTTCACCCACGTCCCCTTCGAGCGGACCGGCCCGTCCGTCGTCCCGGACATCTACATGCCGTTCCCGCTCACCCTCAGCCCGCACCACGCCCACGCGCGCGAGGAGTCCGTGGCCTGGGCCCGGGAGATGGGCCTCCTCGACCCCCAGCCCGGTGATCCCGGCTCGGCGATCTGGAGCGAGGAGAGGCTGCGCGGCTACGACTTCGCGCTCTGCTCGGCCGGCATCGACCCCGACGCCACCCCCGAGGCACTGGCCCTCAACGCCTGCTGGCTGACCTGGGGAACGTACGGGGACGACTACTACCCCGTGGTCTTCGCGCAGGCGAAGAACCTGACGGCGGCCAAGGCCACCACCGCCCGGCTCGTCGCCATGATCCCGGTGGACCACGCCGAGCAGGCCCTGCCCGCCACCGCGATGGAGCGTTCCCTCGGCGACCTGTGGGTACGCACCAGCCGGGACATGAGCACCCAGGTGCGCACGGAGTTCCGGGCGACTCTCGTGGACATGCTGGAGAGCTGGCTGTGGGAGGTGGAGAACCAGATCCAGAACCGCATCCCGGACCCGGTGGACTACGCCGAGATGCGCCGCCGCACCTTCGGCAGCTACCTCACCATGTACCTGTGCCGGCTCGGCCAGGCCGGCCGCGGCATTCCGGAGGAGATCTACTCCTCCGGCACCATCCGCTCCCTGGAGAACGCGGCCGCCGACACCGCCTGCCTGATCAACGACATCTTCTCGTACCAGAAGGAGGTGGAGGTCGAGGGCGAGGTGCACAACTACGTGCTCGTCACCCGCAACTTCTTCGACATCGGCTACCCGGAGGCCCTGCACATCTGCCACTCCCTGATGACGCAGCGCACCGAGGAGTTCGAGCACGTCGTCGCCAGCCAGCTGCCGCTGCTGTACGAGGACTGGAAGCTGGACGCGCAGGCCCGGGCCGGACTCGACTCCTACGTCGCCGAACTGCAGGACTGGCTGGCCGGAATCCTCCACTGGCACGAGAAGGTGAAGCGCTACCGCGAGGAGGACCTGCACCGCCTGGGTGACGGGATCTCCACGGGCGTCCTGAGCGCCGGCTTCGGCATGTCGGCCGCGCGGATCTCCCTGCCCGCCCGCTGA
- the aroD gene encoding type I 3-dehydroquinate dehydratase, giving the protein MRALLDGGIPLVAVSFDDSETEPRAHAAKAAGVDVAELRVDRYTRTGTAHVLAQVDAFKVLPVLATIRSAHEGGEWKGTEAERLELFRALAPQVQAVDIELSSGEILADVIEAAHRHDTVAIVSYHNFDFTPGTEELQAVIDDAKSAGADVVKVSTMVRSESDVRRLASLLLRTGAEDTRLIVIAMGAAGAVSRVFFPALGSRITYSFFGASSAPGQLDFPETFDLLRKFYPAFDQRKAAGA; this is encoded by the coding sequence ATGCGGGCGCTTCTCGACGGCGGCATTCCGCTGGTGGCCGTCAGCTTCGACGACAGCGAGACCGAGCCGCGCGCACACGCCGCGAAAGCCGCCGGTGTCGATGTGGCCGAGCTGCGGGTCGACCGCTACACGCGGACCGGAACGGCCCATGTCCTGGCGCAGGTGGACGCGTTCAAGGTGCTGCCGGTCCTGGCCACCATCCGTTCCGCCCACGAGGGCGGTGAATGGAAGGGCACGGAAGCGGAACGGCTTGAACTGTTTCGCGCACTCGCCCCCCAGGTGCAGGCCGTGGACATCGAGCTTTCGTCCGGGGAAATCCTGGCGGACGTGATCGAGGCCGCCCACCGGCACGACACGGTGGCGATCGTCTCGTACCACAATTTCGATTTCACCCCCGGCACGGAAGAACTCCAGGCCGTCATCGACGACGCGAAGAGCGCCGGCGCCGACGTGGTCAAGGTGTCCACCATGGTGCGGTCCGAGAGCGACGTACGACGGCTCGCCTCGCTGCTGCTGCGTACCGGCGCCGAGGACACCCGGCTGATCGTCATCGCGATGGGTGCGGCCGGCGCGGTCTCGCGCGTCTTCTTCCCCGCCCTCGGATCGCGGATCACCTACTCCTTCTTCGGTGCCAGCTCCGCCCCGGGCCAGCTCGACTTCCCCGAGACCTTCGACCTGCTGCGCAAGTTCTACCCGGCGTTCGACCAGCGGAAGGCCGCCGGGGCCTGA
- a CDS encoding hemerythrin domain-containing protein, whose amino-acid sequence MCHYCGCREIPLIKEFIAEHETVTDAAGDALRALDSGDLPGASTLVADMTAVLLAHWKGEEDGLFAVMEQDPEYAPYIAALVGEHRELAAFLSRADLADPAYVVELRRAVDELHHHIAKEEDGLFPASLTALTGDDWDLSIKAWRTAHPGGELRPAG is encoded by the coding sequence ATGTGCCACTACTGCGGCTGCCGTGAGATCCCCCTGATCAAGGAGTTCATCGCCGAGCACGAGACGGTGACGGATGCGGCGGGCGACGCCCTGCGCGCCCTGGACTCCGGGGACCTGCCGGGGGCGAGCACCCTCGTCGCGGACATGACGGCCGTCCTCCTCGCCCACTGGAAGGGCGAGGAGGACGGCCTGTTCGCGGTCATGGAGCAGGATCCGGAGTACGCGCCGTACATCGCGGCCCTGGTCGGGGAGCACCGGGAACTGGCGGCGTTCCTCTCCCGCGCGGACCTGGCGGACCCGGCGTACGTGGTGGAGCTGCGCCGTGCGGTCGACGAGCTCCACCACCACATCGCGAAGGAGGAGGACGGTCTCTTCCCCGCTTCCCTCACCGCCCTGACGGGCGACGACTGGGACCTTTCCATCAAGGCCTGGCGCACGGCCCACCCCGGCGGTGAGCTGAGGCCCGCCGGGTAG
- the cobN gene encoding cobaltochelatase subunit CobN: protein MILLLSTSDTDLLSARAAADGPVPYRFANPSRLPLDDLPGLLDGVDLVVVRLLGGLRAWQDGLDLLLAPDQTRPVVVLTGEQAPDAQLMEASTVPIGIAAEAHGYLAHGGPANLDQLARFLSDTVLLTGHGFEPPAASPTWGPLERTAGRTTGPKIAVLYYRAHQMSGNTAFVHSLCEAIEAHGAQPLPLFVSSLRTPEPELIVELESADAVVTTVLAAGGTKPATASAGGDDESWDAGALAGLGVPILQALCLTGSRSAWEENDEGLSPLDAATQVAVPEFDGRLITVPFSFKELDEDGLPAYVADPERAARVAGIAVRHARLRHIERRDKRIALVLSAYPTKHSRIGNAVGLDTPASAVELLRTLIAGGYDFGPVEDVPGLVSGDGDELIRALIEAGGHDQDWLTEEQLARNPVRIPAADYKRWFAELPAELRDSVERHWGEAPGNMFVDRSANPEGDIVLAALRRGNLLILIQPPRGFGENPIAIYHDPDLPPSHHYLAAYRWIQARAEDGGFGADAMIHLGKHGNLEWLPGKNAGLSAACAPDAALGDLPLIYPFLVNDPGEGTQAKRRVHATLVDHLVPPMARAESYGDIARLEQHLDEYAQISAMDPAKLPAIRAQIWTLIQAAKLDHDLGLEQRPDDEGFDDFLLHVDGWLCEIKDAQIRDGLHVLGGAPTGDARVNLVLAILRARQIWGGTTALPGLREALGLDESAATRTTADEAEETARALVQAMEDAHWAPEAVASVAAGYSTDVAAVLDFAAREVVPRLAGTTDEIAHVVSALDGAFVPAGPSGSPLRGLVNVLPTGRNFYSVDPKAVPSRLAWETGQALADSLLTRYRTDNGEWPASVGLSLWGTSAMRTSGDDVAEAMALLGVRPVWDEASRRVTGLEPIPLAELGRPRIDVTLRISGFFRDAFPHVIGLLDDAVRLAASLEEPAEDNFVRAHAQADLAVHGDERRATTRIFGSRPGTYGAGILQLIDSRDWRTDADLAEVYTVWGGYAYGRGLEGRPAREEMETAYKRITVAAKNTDTREHDIADSDDYFQYHGGMVATVRALRGTAPEAYIGDSTRPETVKTRTLVEETSRVFRARVVNPKWIEAMRRHGYKGAFELAATVDYLFGYDATTGVVADWMYDKLTETYVLDPENRAFLEEANPWALHGIAERLLEAESRGMWEKPDPQVLEALRQVYLDTEGNLEGESE from the coding sequence ATGATCCTGCTGCTGTCGACGTCCGACACCGATCTGCTCAGCGCTCGCGCCGCCGCCGACGGCCCCGTCCCGTACCGGTTCGCGAACCCCTCACGCCTTCCCCTCGACGACCTCCCCGGTCTCCTCGACGGCGTCGACCTGGTCGTCGTACGCCTCCTCGGGGGCTTGCGCGCCTGGCAGGACGGCCTGGACCTGCTCCTCGCCCCGGACCAGACCCGCCCGGTGGTCGTCCTGACCGGCGAACAGGCTCCCGACGCACAGCTGATGGAAGCCTCGACGGTCCCGATCGGCATCGCCGCCGAGGCCCACGGCTACCTCGCCCACGGCGGCCCGGCCAACCTGGACCAGCTGGCGCGCTTCCTCTCCGACACCGTGCTGCTGACCGGTCACGGTTTCGAGCCCCCGGCGGCGTCCCCCACCTGGGGCCCGCTGGAGCGGACGGCCGGGCGGACCACCGGCCCCAAGATCGCCGTGCTGTACTACCGCGCGCACCAGATGAGCGGCAACACCGCCTTCGTGCACTCGCTCTGCGAGGCGATCGAGGCCCACGGCGCCCAGCCGCTCCCCCTCTTCGTCTCCTCGCTGCGCACCCCGGAGCCGGAGCTGATCGTGGAGCTGGAGTCGGCCGACGCGGTGGTCACCACCGTCCTCGCCGCCGGCGGCACCAAGCCCGCCACCGCCTCGGCGGGCGGTGACGACGAGTCCTGGGACGCGGGCGCGCTCGCCGGCCTCGGCGTACCGATCCTCCAGGCCCTGTGCCTGACCGGCTCGCGCAGCGCCTGGGAGGAGAACGACGAGGGCCTGTCCCCGCTCGACGCCGCCACCCAGGTCGCCGTGCCGGAGTTCGACGGCCGTCTGATCACCGTCCCGTTCTCCTTCAAGGAGCTGGACGAGGACGGGCTGCCCGCCTACGTCGCGGACCCCGAGCGGGCCGCCCGCGTGGCCGGCATCGCCGTGCGTCACGCCCGGCTGCGGCACATCGAGCGCCGCGACAAGCGGATCGCGCTCGTCCTGTCGGCGTACCCCACCAAGCACTCGCGCATCGGCAACGCGGTCGGCCTGGACACCCCGGCGAGCGCCGTGGAACTGCTGCGCACGCTCATCGCGGGCGGCTACGACTTCGGCCCCGTCGAGGACGTCCCGGGTCTGGTCTCCGGTGACGGCGACGAGCTGATCCGCGCCCTGATCGAGGCCGGCGGCCACGACCAGGACTGGCTCACCGAGGAGCAGTTGGCCCGCAACCCGGTCCGGATCCCGGCCGCCGACTACAAGCGCTGGTTCGCCGAGCTCCCCGCCGAGCTGCGGGACAGCGTCGAACGGCACTGGGGCGAGGCCCCGGGCAACATGTTCGTGGACCGCTCGGCCAACCCCGAGGGCGACATCGTGCTGGCGGCCCTGCGCCGCGGCAACCTCCTCATCCTGATCCAGCCGCCGCGCGGTTTCGGCGAGAACCCGATCGCGATCTACCACGACCCGGACCTGCCGCCCTCGCACCACTACCTGGCCGCGTACCGCTGGATCCAGGCCCGTGCCGAGGACGGCGGTTTCGGCGCCGACGCGATGATCCACCTGGGCAAGCACGGCAATCTGGAGTGGCTGCCCGGCAAGAACGCGGGTCTGTCGGCGGCCTGCGCCCCCGACGCCGCGCTCGGCGACCTGCCGCTGATCTACCCGTTCCTGGTCAACGACCCGGGTGAGGGCACCCAGGCCAAGCGCCGTGTGCACGCCACCCTGGTCGACCACCTGGTGCCGCCGATGGCGCGCGCGGAGTCGTACGGCGACATCGCCCGCCTGGAGCAGCACCTGGACGAGTACGCCCAGATCTCGGCGATGGACCCGGCGAAGCTGCCGGCGATCCGCGCGCAGATCTGGACGCTGATCCAGGCCGCGAAGCTGGACCACGACCTGGGTCTGGAGCAGCGCCCCGACGACGAGGGCTTCGACGACTTCCTGCTGCACGTCGACGGCTGGCTGTGCGAGATCAAGGACGCCCAGATCCGCGACGGTCTGCACGTGCTGGGCGGCGCCCCGACCGGGGACGCCCGCGTCAACCTGGTCCTGGCGATCCTGCGCGCCCGCCAGATCTGGGGCGGCACGACCGCGCTCCCGGGCCTGCGCGAGGCGCTCGGCCTGGATGAGTCCGCGGCCACCCGCACCACCGCCGACGAGGCGGAGGAGACGGCGCGCGCTCTGGTGCAGGCGATGGAGGACGCGCACTGGGCGCCGGAGGCGGTGGCTTCGGTCGCCGCCGGGTACTCCACCGACGTGGCGGCCGTACTGGACTTCGCGGCCCGCGAGGTCGTCCCCCGCCTGGCCGGCACCACCGACGAGATCGCCCACGTCGTCAGCGCCCTGGACGGCGCCTTCGTTCCGGCGGGCCCCTCCGGCTCCCCGCTGCGCGGCCTGGTCAACGTCCTGCCGACCGGCCGCAACTTCTACTCGGTCGACCCGAAGGCCGTCCCCTCCCGCCTCGCCTGGGAGACCGGTCAGGCCCTGGCCGACTCGCTGCTGACCCGCTACCGCACGGACAACGGCGAATGGCCCGCGTCCGTGGGCCTGTCCCTGTGGGGCACGAGCGCGATGCGCACCTCGGGCGACGACGTGGCCGAGGCCATGGCACTGCTGGGTGTCCGCCCGGTCTGGGACGAGGCCTCGCGCCGCGTCACCGGCCTGGAGCCGATCCCGCTCGCCGAACTCGGACGTCCGCGCATCGATGTGACCCTGCGCATCTCGGGCTTCTTCCGTGACGCGTTCCCGCACGTCATCGGACTGCTCGACGACGCGGTGCGGCTGGCGGCCTCGCTGGAGGAGCCCGCGGAGGACAACTTCGTACGCGCCCACGCGCAGGCGGACCTGGCCGTGCACGGTGACGAGCGCCGGGCCACGACCCGCATCTTCGGATCGCGCCCGGGCACGTACGGCGCGGGCATCCTGCAGCTGATCGACTCCCGCGACTGGCGCACCGACGCCGACCTCGCGGAGGTCTACACGGTGTGGGGCGGGTACGCGTACGGCCGTGGTCTCGAAGGGCGTCCGGCACGCGAGGAGATGGAGACCGCCTACAAGCGGATCACGGTCGCGGCCAAGAACACGGACACCCGTGAACACGACATCGCCGACTCCGACGACTACTTCCAGTACCACGGCGGCATGGTGGCCACCGTACGCGCGCTGCGCGGCACGGCCCCCGAGGCGTACATCGGTGACTCGACCCGTCCCGAGACGGTCAAGACCCGCACGCTGGTCGAGGAGACCTCCCGCGTCTTCCGCGCCCGCGTGGTGAACCCGAAGTGGATCGAGGCGATGCGCCGCCACGGGTACAAGGGGGCGTTCGAGCTCGCCGCCACCGTCGACTACCTCTTCGGCTACGACGCCACGACCGGAGTGGTGGCCGACTGGATGTACGACAAGCTGACCGAGACGTACGTCCTGGACCCGGAGAACCGCGCCTTCCTGGAGGAGGCCAACCCCTGGGCCCTGCACGGCATCGCGGAGCGGCTGCTGGAGGCGGAGTCCCGCGGCATGTGGGAGAAGCCGGACCCGCAGGTGCTGGAGGCGCTGCGCCAGGTGTACCTCGACACGGAGGGCAACCTCGAGGGGGAAAGCGAGTAG
- a CDS encoding cobalamin biosynthesis protein CobG, with translation MLAAMPTPPSAAPARDEPVIRDRGDACPGALRLHAADDGHLARIRIPGGLLDAAQAAALASAADRFGDGHLELTSRGNVQLRGLADGCGAGLAELLVAAGLLPAPSHERIRNIVASPLADPAPVRALDRTLCADPKAAALSGRFLFAVDDGRGDVAALDPDVTLLAQPDDRVLVRLGAAPDAVEVASVDAPAAALAAAHCFLDAASDAGTRAWRVAELPAGSALGAQELTVRLLASGIPARYLPQAPRPFCPPPAPGPHGAALCVLVPLGRLTTAQWRELPGELRITPWRSIVVTAGVAAAAVSAVAARGLVTAPGGPWESVTACTGRPGCAKSLADVRADARAVVELARGPLPVHWSGCERRCGHPRGTAWVDVVATPGGYVIGADPVAPRELAVAVADARSRLPMSVDAVKK, from the coding sequence ATGCTCGCCGCCATGCCCACGCCCCCATCCGCCGCCCCGGCGCGCGACGAACCCGTCATACGGGACCGTGGTGACGCATGCCCCGGCGCGCTGCGGCTGCACGCGGCGGACGACGGCCACCTGGCCCGGATCCGGATCCCGGGCGGACTGCTCGACGCCGCGCAGGCAGCCGCGCTGGCGAGCGCCGCCGACCGGTTCGGCGACGGGCACCTGGAACTCACCTCGCGGGGCAACGTCCAGCTGCGGGGCCTCGCCGACGGGTGCGGCGCCGGGCTCGCGGAGCTGCTGGTCGCGGCCGGGCTGCTGCCCGCGCCCTCGCACGAGCGGATCCGGAACATCGTCGCCAGCCCACTGGCGGACCCCGCCCCGGTGCGCGCCCTGGACCGGACGCTCTGCGCGGACCCGAAGGCCGCGGCCCTGTCCGGCCGGTTCCTGTTCGCCGTCGACGACGGGCGCGGGGACGTCGCCGCCCTCGACCCCGACGTGACCCTGCTCGCGCAGCCCGATGACCGGGTGCTCGTCCGGCTCGGCGCCGCCCCTGACGCGGTCGAGGTGGCCTCGGTGGACGCGCCCGCGGCCGCGCTGGCCGCCGCCCACTGCTTCCTCGACGCCGCCTCGGACGCCGGCACCCGCGCCTGGCGCGTCGCCGAACTGCCCGCCGGATCCGCCCTGGGAGCGCAGGAGCTGACGGTTCGGCTGCTCGCGTCCGGCATCCCCGCGCGGTACCTGCCCCAGGCGCCGCGCCCCTTCTGCCCGCCGCCCGCACCCGGCCCGCACGGCGCCGCGCTCTGCGTACTGGTGCCGCTCGGCCGGCTCACCACCGCGCAGTGGCGGGAGCTGCCCGGCGAGCTGCGGATCACCCCCTGGCGCAGCATCGTCGTCACGGCCGGCGTTGCCGCTGCCGCCGTCAGCGCGGTCGCCGCCCGCGGGCTCGTCACCGCGCCCGGCGGGCCGTGGGAGTCCGTCACAGCCTGCACCGGCCGGCCCGGCTGCGCCAAGTCCCTCGCCGACGTACGCGCCGACGCGCGAGCCGTCGTAGAGCTGGCGCGGGGCCCGCTGCCCGTGCACTGGTCCGGGTGCGAACGCCGCTGCGGCCACCCGCGCGGCACCGCCTGGGTGGACGTGGTGGCCACGCCCGGCGGGTACGTGATCGGCGCGGACCCGGTGGCACCCCGTGAACTTGCAGTGGCTGTGGCCGACGCGCGCAGCCGACTCCCCATGTCCGTGGACGCAGTGAAGAAATGA
- a CDS encoding precorrin-8X methylmutase translates to MSEYTVFEYEKDGAEIYRQSFATIRAEADLSGLPASVAQVAVRMIHACGMTDLTRDLGYTPDVVLRARAALEGGAPILCDVQMVASGVTRKRLPAGNEVICTLSDPAVPELAAKMGTTRSAAALEVWRDRGLLEGSVIAVGNAPTALFRLLEMIEEGAPRPAAVIGVPVGFIGAAESKDALAEHASGLDHLIVRGRRGGSAMAAAAVNAIASVAE, encoded by the coding sequence ATGAGCGAGTACACCGTGTTTGAGTACGAGAAGGACGGCGCAGAGATCTACCGCCAGTCCTTTGCCACGATCCGCGCCGAGGCGGACCTCTCCGGGCTGCCCGCCTCGGTCGCACAGGTCGCGGTGCGCATGATTCACGCCTGCGGAATGACCGACCTGACACGGGACCTGGGCTACACCCCCGACGTCGTGCTGCGGGCACGCGCCGCCCTGGAGGGCGGCGCGCCGATCCTGTGCGACGTGCAGATGGTCGCCAGCGGGGTCACCCGCAAGCGGCTGCCCGCCGGCAACGAGGTGATCTGCACCCTCTCCGACCCGGCCGTGCCGGAGCTCGCCGCGAAGATGGGGACGACGCGCAGCGCCGCCGCCCTCGAAGTCTGGCGGGACCGCGGGCTGTTGGAGGGCTCGGTGATCGCCGTCGGGAACGCGCCGACCGCGCTCTTCCGGCTGCTGGAGATGATCGAGGAGGGCGCGCCGCGGCCCGCCGCCGTCATCGGCGTCCCCGTCGGCTTCATCGGCGCCGCCGAGTCCAAGGACGCCCTCGCCGAACACGCCTCCGGGCTCGACCACTTGATCGTGCGGGGCCGGCGCGGCGGCAGCGCCATGGCCGCGGCCGCCGTCAACGCCATCGCGAGCGTGGCCGAATGA